From the Candidatus Zixiibacteriota bacterium genome, the window CAAGCCCGGGAGTCACCACCGCACCATTGGCGTCGAGAATGGATTCTTTCGGAAAAGTGGAAATGACTTTTGGGGTCAGCTTTCCCGGAGCATAAATTTTCTCGATCTTTCCATCTTTGATACCAATATCACCTTTTTTTGAAAATCCAAAAGCAGGGTCAATCAGTTTTCCATTTATTATTAATAAGTCGAATTTCATCTTGTACCCTTTTCTATTCAGAGTCTTCCGAAGAATCACGCTCGTCCACGCCGGATAATAAATACAATACCGCCATCCGCACCGCCTGTCCATTGGTAACCTGGTCAAGGATTACCGACGCGGGACCATCGGCAACATCGTTGGTAATCTCAACGCCTCGATTCATCGGGCCGGGATGCATTATCGTGAAATTTTTATTTAAGCGTTTCAACCTCTCACGCGAGATGCCAAATAAATTAGTATATTCACGCTGAGATGGAAACAGTCCGGCCTTTTGCCGTTCAAGTTGAATGCGGAGAATATTAACGACGTCCACGCCTTCCATGGCTTCATTAATGTCGGTATAGATATCAATCCCGAATCGCTCCGCCTCGTATGGCAAAAGCGTTGTCGGTCCGCAGATCGCCACCGAGGCGCCCAGTGTTTTCAGCCCCCAGATATTCGACCGGGCTACCCGGGAATGTTTGATATCTCCAACCAATAATACTCGAAGTCCTTTAATCCTTTTATATTTTTGGCGAATGGTAAATATATCGAGTAATCCCTGCGTGGGGTGCTCGTGCGTCCCGTCTCCGGCGTTTATGATATTGGCGTCAAGGCATTGAGTCAGATAATACGGCACTCCCGGCGAGCGGTGACGAACAACTACCATATCAATCTTCATCGCCTCAATATTTCTTACCGTATCCTTGAGAGACTCCCCCTTTTTTACCGACGAGGCCGATGCCGAAAAACTAATGGTATCGGCCGAGAGGCGCTTTTCGGCCAAATCAAATGATATTCTCGTTCTTGTTGAAGGCTCATAAAATACATTGACGACTGTTTTGCCCCGCAACGGTGGAACCTTTTTAATCGGTCGATCGAGGATTTCCCGAAAGCTTACAGCCGAGTCCAAAATCAATTCCAAATCCTTTTTGGGAACACCCTCAAGCTGCAATAAATGTCGTGATGATAATTTCATTTGCCGTCCCCTCCTTCTGGTTCCGAATTCTTTTCCCCGGCCGGGTATAAAACGACTTCGTCAATATCGTCGCTATCCTGAAAATATACTCTCACATTATCATCGAAATTGGTGGGAATATTTTTTCCGACATAATCGGCGCGGATCGGTAATTGACGATGACCGCGATCAACCAAAACGGCCAATTGAATTGTCCGTGAACGGCCAAATTCTACCAATTGTGACAACGCCGCTCGAATAGTCCGACCCGTAAATAGCACATCATCGACTAAGATTAAATTCTTATCGCTGATATCAAATAATATCTCCGTCGTGCGCACAATAGGTTGATCCGGATTGGAATTTACATCATCCCGATAAAGGCTTATATCCATTAATCCGACCGGAAGGTCCACTCCTTCGATGTCCTTAATAATAGCCGCCAATCGCTTGGCCAGGATCGCTCCCCGGGTCAGGATACCGACTATGACCAGCGATTCCGCTCCGGAATTTCTCTCCAGAATCTCATGCGCTATGCGAGTAACCGCCCGCGAAATTTTGCTCTTGTCGAGGATTTCTCTCTTTTTCTTATTTTTCAAGACTACCTCTCAGATAAAAAAATATCGGGCCTTATTCTCTCCCGATAATTTATTTTAAGACTATGATGCTTCAAATTCAATGTCCTTTATGGCCTCACCGGACCACCTTAAAAGGTTGCACCTAAAATATTCAGCAAATCGCGGCTGTCAAGCACTAAATCGGTCAAGGTTAAAAATAGCCGTCGCGTCCGAAGTCAATACGCTACCATAATTGTTATTCTGATAAGAAATTACCTCAGGAGGTGAAAGCACTTCTTTATATTTTGAAAATTTGAAAAACTCCAGAGCATCCCCGCAATATTCGATTTTCCCGTTATCCAGAAGCGCAATCCTGTCGGCCAATTCACCAATAACATCTCCGTTATGTGAAATAATTATAATCGCCTTATTATCCGATTTTAACTTTTTCACCATCCTTGAAAAATTACGTATGCTATTTTCATCCAACCCGCAGGTCGGCTCATCGAATATTATCATGTCGTATTCCAAAGCCAGGACAATGGCAAAGGCCAGGCGCCTGGCTTCACCGCCCGAGAGTGTATGCGGATCCCTATTCCTGAATAAATCAAATTTAAGCCCGGCCAGTTTAAGGCTATCTTCGACTCGCTCATTTAATAAAGCAATACTTTCAATGTTATCTTTAATGCCATATGCGACTTCATCATACACGGTATCGAGAAAAAACTGGCGTTCCGGCTGCTGAAAGCTCATAACGGCCCGGCCTTTTTTATTCCGGAAAGTTATTTTTCCTTTTTTGTGCCCATAAATACCGCACAATAGTTGAGCCAGAGTTGATTTGCCCGATCCTGATTCGCCCGCCAGGCCAATAACTTCGCCCCGATTAATAGTCAGGGTCAAATTATTCAGCACGTCCGAATTACCTGAATCATAGGAAAACGATACATTATCAATATCTACGCAAGGAATATTGTTCTCCGATTTTTTCACAGCCTGAATATCATCCCGGGGTTTGAGATATTTCATGGGCGGTCTTAATCCGGCACGCCGTAACATATCCGGGTCTGAAAACACTTTATCGGGACAATCATCTTTTGTGACTTCGCCATTTTCGATTATAACGACTCGTGGATATTTATCGGCTACGGTTGGATACTGAGTTATTCGAATGACCGTAATTTTTTCATTTTTCCCACTTATCTCATCCAAAATCTCATCTAATTTTCGGGCCCCCCTGTAATCGAGATATGAGGCCGGCTCATCTAAAAACAGTATTTGAGGACCGGCAGCCAAAACCCCGGCCAGCGATAATCTTTGCTTTTCTCCGCCCGACAAATTCCAGACTAGGCGTTCGCGTAAATTATCAAGATCGAAATCTTTAATAGTCCTATTGACAATCTTTTCCATGACCGGCAGGGGATAATTCCGATTTTCCAATGAAAAGGCGACTTCTCTTTCAACCGTCGTGGCCACTAACGCGTTATCGGGATCCTGAAACAAAAATCCAAACCCGGGATGATTCCCGTTTCCCGAATTATCATCTATGGAAATTGTCCCGCATTGAGGTTTCAGAATTCCGCACAATAACATTCCCAGGGTGGTCTTTCCTGAACCGTTCCCCCCCATGATAGCGATTTGCTCACCGGAATTAATCAATAGACTAAAATTACTTAAGACCGGTCGGGAATTTTCGCCATAAGAGAATGTAACGTTATCGAATTTAATCATGACAATAAAAAACCGACGCTGCCATTGGCAACATCGGATTCATCCAATGGCATATTATCTTCATTCGGTATAGCAAATATCCAGCGTTTTGGTCGCCTTAACCTCATCAAGCCGCCTGACCGGTGTCTCATAGGGAGCCTCTCTTACGATATCCGGATTACTATCAATCTCTTTGTCGATTTGAAGCATCACATCCGCGAAATAATCCAACGTTTCTTTGGATTCCGTTTCGGTTGGTTCAATCATAATCGCTTCGGGAACGATTAGAGGAAAATAAATCGTCGGCGCATGAATACCAAAATCGAGGAGCCGCTTGGCGATATCCCCGGTCCGTACGCCTCGCTTTTTCTGTTTGTTTCCGGACAAAACGAATTCGTGCTGACAAATACCGTTAAACGGTACTTCAAAAGCCTCTTTCAACCGTTCCTTGAGATAATTAGCGTTGAGAACCGCGTTTTCCGAGACGCGTTTCACTCCGTT encodes:
- a CDS encoding aspartate carbamoyltransferase catalytic subunit, with product MKLSSRHLLQLEGVPKKDLELILDSAVSFREILDRPIKKVPPLRGKTVVNVFYEPSTRTRISFDLAEKRLSADTISFSASASSVKKGESLKDTVRNIEAMKIDMVVVRHRSPGVPYYLTQCLDANIINAGDGTHEHPTQGLLDIFTIRQKYKRIKGLRVLLVGDIKHSRVARSNIWGLKTLGASVAICGPTTLLPYEAERFGIDIYTDINEAMEGVDVVNILRIQLERQKAGLFPSQREYTNLFGISRERLKRLNKNFTIMHPGPMNRGVEITNDVADGPASVILDQVTNGQAVRMAVLYLLSGVDERDSSEDSE
- the pyrR gene encoding bifunctional pyr operon transcriptional regulator/uracil phosphoribosyltransferase PyrR: MKNKKKREILDKSKISRAVTRIAHEILERNSGAESLVIVGILTRGAILAKRLAAIIKDIEGVDLPVGLMDISLYRDDVNSNPDQPIVRTTEILFDISDKNLILVDDVLFTGRTIRAALSQLVEFGRSRTIQLAVLVDRGHRQLPIRADYVGKNIPTNFDDNVRVYFQDSDDIDEVVLYPAGEKNSEPEGGDGK
- a CDS encoding energy-coupling factor transporter ATPase, with translation MIKFDNVTFSYGENSRPVLSNFSLLINSGEQIAIMGGNGSGKTTLGMLLCGILKPQCGTISIDDNSGNGNHPGFGFLFQDPDNALVATTVEREVAFSLENRNYPLPVMEKIVNRTIKDFDLDNLRERLVWNLSGGEKQRLSLAGVLAAGPQILFLDEPASYLDYRGARKLDEILDEISGKNEKITVIRITQYPTVADKYPRVVIIENGEVTKDDCPDKVFSDPDMLRRAGLRPPMKYLKPRDDIQAVKKSENNIPCVDIDNVSFSYDSGNSDVLNNLTLTINRGEVIGLAGESGSGKSTLAQLLCGIYGHKKGKITFRNKKGRAVMSFQQPERQFFLDTVYDEVAYGIKDNIESIALLNERVEDSLKLAGLKFDLFRNRDPHTLSGGEARRLAFAIVLALEYDMIIFDEPTCGLDENSIRNFSRMVKKLKSDNKAIIIISHNGDVIGELADRIALLDNGKIEYCGDALEFFKFSKYKEVLSPPEVISYQNNNYGSVLTSDATAIFNLDRFSA